The following DNA comes from Nothobranchius furzeri strain GRZ-AD chromosome 19, NfurGRZ-RIMD1, whole genome shotgun sequence.
ATTGAattttaatattcaattttcttTTTtaggcattttctttaacttgattTCATTAACTCATTTATTTTCTTGAACAAATTGTATTTTTGGATTGTGACCTTTTACtggttcttttttcttccttattCAGAATTTTGGCCTTGAAAGAAAACTTCTTATTGAAATTCAAGATGGATGTAAGTTCAGAATCAGgttttatgttttgtttgtttgtttgttttataatcAATAGAGCTTTAGAAGATGTCCTTAATAAACAAAGTTCTCATTTTCCAGGCTTGCAGTCAGGAGGACAGGAAGAGGGACTTTGAGAAGATTTTTGCTCACTATGATGTTGTAAGTGATGTTTTCCCTTCATTCTTGCTCTGATCAGCTCTTATTTTGTTAATTTTTATTTGTGAGACATTTTAAAGCCTGTTTTCTTTACTGTTATAAATTATTGGGTTTTAAaagtggttctttttttaaatgagaacatttttatgatttttcttgcctctgtgtgtgtgttgagagtAAAACCGGAGCCTTAGAAGGTCCTGAGGTGGATGGATTTGTCAAAGATATGATGGAGCtggtcaaggtaaaaaaaaaaaaaaaaaaaaaaaaaactgcctttAATTTATTACATCTTTCATAATTTAGCTGCATGTAAACTCCTGATCCTGCAGAATTAACCAGAGATTTGAGTTATTTAATGCTTTAATGTCTGACACATTAAATAAAGATCTGATTGTTTTCTGGTGTTACTATAGATGTTTTATTATGTGATTTTATAATAAAATTTCAAAAATCAACAGAAAACCTGCAGAACTTCCATCACTAGAGGGCAGAATACACGTGGAGCTTTTGAGACAGCAGGTTTTTTAGGAACGCACTAATCATGTTTAAGAGGTAGAGGTTTAAGAAATTAAAAAAAACGTATATTGTTTTGAAAACATCACATTCAATGTTGATATTTTTGTACTTCCATTTTCTTTGATGACATTTTGTTCACCAACGTTTCTCGTTTGCACGGACGCTTCTACAGTAGTTGGGTTTTCATTTTAAATTACTTTAGCCTCTTTTTGTAAAATCGTTTATGATGAAGGATGTTGttcaggttggttggttggatggatggatggatggatgattgacaCTAAAAGCTCTCCCTCTTCACAGCCCAGCATCAGCGGATCAGAGCTGGACAAGTTCCGGAAAGCTCTGATGGGCCACTGCGACATCAACAGAGACGGAAAAATCCAGAAGAATGAGTTGGCTCTCTGCCTCGGCCTCAAACTCAGTTAACACTCCTCTCTAACACTAAACAAGTTATGTTCTTATTAGATGCATCCCTTTTTTAacagttttgtttcttttcttaaTTCCGTCACAATTTTGATCAAACTTTAttaagatctgtcttaaaaacagACAAACTCCTAATCTAATGCGTGTTTCTTCTCTCCAGTAAGGCTCTTAGATGTGCAATCTCTCAAATGTGTAGGACTGATGGTGTTTTTAATGACTGCATGCTGCTTTTCTGTAATGTACATCATGAAATAAAAAGTATTTGCATGATAATGTTGCATAATCATTAAAAAAGAGTGCTCATTAACCAAGCCTTGTCACCTGTGCTTTTCTTCTTTGACACAATACAATGGCTGAAATCAGTGAAAAGTGCTAAAAATGTCACACTGAGGCCAGAATAACATTGTAAACATCTAagaatgagaagcaaaatgtctctAAGTACATTAAACCTGTCCAAATGTCTTCATTTTGAGTTCTAATGAGGATGTGTTCATGCCATTTGACTTCACTGCCAACTCAAAAAAAATGAACTTAACTCATTTTTGTAGATTAGGCAAAAAGAACGTGTGGCTTAATAACAAAAAATCTTGATAAGATGTAATGTAACTAGGCTATCATAGTAAATGTCTCATCATTTGGAGGAATAGATGCTTTAAGATGGAGAAGTTCACAGCTGAGGGAAATATACCTGATGAGCTAAAGTCAAGAGGATTCTGGAAACCAGTCCAAGCTGGTCCTAATTACCATCAGAAGTGAGTGCTGATTGGTTGAATCTACACTTTAAAAGGGCTGTCATGGCAGCAGTAGGCATGAAGTGGGAGCTGGTTTTGTTTGGTTGACTGCAAACAGCAAGTGTTCCCAAGCTGTCTGGTTATCATTAAATCTAATAGATGGCTTCTGGACTCTTTTTGAGGTACTATGAAGTTTCTTTACTATGTTGGATTGTATTAACTAAATGTTTTTAAAGCTATTGTTTTCCTTTTTCTATTTTCAGGGTGCTGTTGCTCTCTCTGATAAACATCGGTCAGCTTACGCTTGGTAAGTTTTAACTCTGTACTTCTATCCCATCATTCATGCTACCTTCTGAATGTTTATAAAACattgtgtttgtgtttcaggAGATGTTTACAGATTAAGATCTTACTCTGAACAAGCTGAGCCTTCTCCACGCAGCTACAATCCCCCTCTCCTCAGATATGATGACTTGGTACAGCAAAGAGCTTTTGCTGCTGGTTCAAAGTTCCCTGAAGGTTTTAAACCTTTTGAACCAACTAAAGGTGGGCAAGTAGATGGTTACAGTCAAAGAGGAAGTGTTCCTAGTTACAGGCCTGCCTCACATGCTGTCAAAGGGTCTCCGAGTGGCTTCTATCCAAGAGAACCtgtgtggcacccagaattgcccAAAGGTGGAAGAACGGGGTCAAACATTGTTTCTAGTGGTGCAATTCTGATGCATGCTCCAGAAAAAtcccctcagcagcagcagctgggctCTCCGAACTCTGGTGTGTTCCAGAGCAAAACAGAGAAATGGGAGGGTACATCCTTGGAAATGCCATCTAAAGGGATGCATTCTGCTGCCCAGCCACCTCAGAGGCATCCAGTACCAGGTCCTCGTGTTCAGGGCAAAGAACCAGGTCCTCGTGTTCAGGGCAAAGAAGGTATGTGGGACCGTGTCTTTGCCTCCAGTGGACAGTCCCCAGGGATGTATCCTGCATACAAACCACTTCAGATGCCAATTGCTCCACAACCACCAAGTCCAAAAAAGAAGGCGGAATGGAAAACTGTCCCATCCTCGAACTCCCAGTCTCCTGGGATGTATTCCATGACCTCACCACCCTACAACAACCCAGCTGTATCACCTCTGCTACAAAGCAATCCTGGCATGTGGGATAGGCGTTATGCTCCTAATACAAGGTCCCAAGAGAAGCAATATGGTGGACGGCTGCCCTTGACACACCCAGCCTTCTCAACCCCTGCCGTACTACAATCTAAAGAAGGTATGTGGGGCAGTGTATTTGCTGAAACTGGAAAGTCCCTTGAACCCGTAAAACACGACGGTCCCAGAAGCTCTAGGCCTGCAGCTGTTAAGAACTATCCCAGGGGGCAGCAGCTAAGGGGCGTAGTGGAACAACTCCCTCCAGCCGCAAAATCGTTCCAGGGCAGAGCTGGTGTGTTGGATGATGTTGGCTCAAGTGCAGCAGCAAAACAGACCCTGAGGCTTTCTAGACCAGTACTAGGATCCCATTTCGGGTATGAAGGCAGTCAACCACAACCAGCATCTGCTCAGAGAAATCGTCAAGCATAGCCTTAATTGTGAGTAGATGGTTTAATTCACATTTAAACTTACTTCAAATCACTAAATGGGTTCTgttttcaggttctggttctctaatggatggttggtctggacTTGACTTAAATAAATGGCTTTAAACCTAATTGTGTTATGCTTATGAAACTGTTAATCGCTGAGCTTGACGAACTTGCCACAGATGTTAAGAACTAAAATTTAACCTACATGGTGGAGCATGTGGTGTTAAATCCAGTGACTTTTTAACTAGCTATCCAGGGTAAGGGTCATAAAAGCCTGAACACCGATCCTGTTTAagggtttaaattttttttattggaTAAACTACATTAATTCTCAAGTCGGCTTATTCTGCTTCTGTATAAtttttttggcatttaactacttcgAACAATTAACTATTTACACAATTTGGTATCTAACATTACACATCGTTCTACGCTCATTCAGCTTATGCcggcaatgacttttggtatagaaatattttatacttcctgAGATTCAGCTTCTGCAAGTTTTGGTCTCATTGAAATGAGAATGCATCCTTATAACTTTAAACAAACTCACGACTTAAGCTATTACTGGTTAAATTTTATTAGTTTTTCTAAAATAAAAGGTAGAATTTTGGGGATGGTTTTATTTTGAGAAATCCCAAAGTATAGCTGGGAAAGAAAGGagctgaccctcccttgctccatttctggaatTGTCCCGAGAGAactgtaggtccgattgaaatgagactcATGCTGGCTTActaatataccttcgttttgagctacaaATCATGAATGTACTCATAACATTGGTTGcatggttcatttgtttgagagtatttaaatttaaaatgtCACCACTCTTAACTGAATTCTGCACTTTAACTTTTcaccttcacattttctggaaacgACTCAAACCGAAACAATTTATCTCAAAGTAGGAATTGTCTTTAAGAATAGGTTTCATTTGTCAAGTGTTGCATTTACAAGCCTCGGAGAGTCCCTGatatctcattgaaacccatgttaaaggattttctcctccgatcggcttcagacagctaaaatgttgtcatagcttctagacaatttatGGTAGGCAAATAAAAATTCACAAAGATAACCATCAAAGCCTTCTACTGCTCTAGCATTTTGAATTTTTCCAATAGGTGCAGAGGTTTTTGAATGGCGAGGTGTGTCAGCGGTCTGAAATGACATCTGAGCAGCTGAGCTCTGTTAAATGCATGGTTCATGAAATCTTGAAACAAATTTCCACCGATCACATCTTTTATAGTACACTAATGATTTTctcaaatttattttttttagcttcaaagtgatgtcttcagttttgctgttattacattttttgtgctaTAAGCCCCAGAAGGACTGTGCCAGCTTTCCTCCATTTAAATCCCTTTAAAAAATTAAAGGCACCTGTGGCCGACAGACAGCAGAAATGTTCTCATATCTTCTAGAACATTTGTGGTAGGCACACAAGACTCCACACACATGAccaccaaagccttctgccgcccaCCCTTAAATTTTTCAAATCTAtgcagaagtttgacaggtctaaTTTCACTTctgatttaaaggcttctctcagtaacaggagtacagctgcatgtTTCCAACAGCTGGGGAAAAGGCAGTAAAACGGTGCTTCTCTTTGgttgagtgttcaaccattttctgtccaagcaggatcgagcacccacacatatgatacatcagatcgacttggtctcaggaatcttgtattccattttaaatgtgttatcgttaccatggtaacacaagtgcataaggatatccccaaacaagtttcactgaaatgaatgtgaaaagcctaatattgagcctatatcatactgctgtttcttatctttctgagctctatacacttaaaactagcagcatagctgacactttaacactagtcagaagacaggaaccgccccctcctccttcgctgctctctcattggctgagaattttcaatcgtcttctgcctaaaaggaaatatgcacccacacatatgatacatcaattcaacctgcttggtcccaggagtcttgtattaacttgatattgtgttctgcgttaccatggcaatTACCATAGcaacaacaattaaaaacatttttgacacagctgtatcaacatacttttaaATAtacgctgtgtctcaattcagggtctgcatccttcgaaggacccagcctactcggccgacgtgggctgggtccaccgtcggccgggtagaccggatgttaacggctgtgaatttggacaggcctagccttcatgaattcccgccactccctcggcgaacgttccgtcgcatagcaaccgtggaaccgctgagcagaagggagaaggaactttaaacaatggagctcgaagttttatttagctttttagtcatttccttgactgttggagagctaattcagagaaaatactttcgacaagctgagcctgagcaaagatgtgataatagtttttaatactttctaagggtcttaatttgatcaaaaccgatttatcaccttttaagacttttcaagacccagcggataccctgcaatgttaaacaattcacatttgtaaacaaaaataaaattcaagagtttaatacatGTGGAAATGAGCTATGAGACCAGGATTTGATTATAAGAGCTTTTACTGGTTACTCTCAGCAACTTACACAGCCATGTTAACCGGGTAGCTCGAACGCGTGGTACATACGAACACCTCCCACGTCACAACTACGGTGTCTGTTAAAGTCCATCTGCAGCATAACTCAGTCATTGGATCAACTGATCTAcaatacagaactgattttatttagatagtaCTTTTatttgtacatgtttaatctttcatgaccattttttctagcaaagtgaaaagcctgtcaaaattctcccttctctcctgtgccctctgctgctctgcctccctctgcagcctcatgtcctccctgatcagctccagaagctggtcatcgctgtcaccttcccctggatgcccattttctccagaatagtcctaacaaacatgtaagaataaaaaacaggaagagaaaataggacaacgggttattcctttcatgttttcgcagaaaaaagtaAACTCAAATGAGTTTttcaaatatgagatgttattgtacctccatgccacagccgccgaatactttgctccagtgatcatgtggtccatctctgcACTAAGCTtattaaattccctggttttctcttttgtccctaaaatacaaacttctattaaaatcagggggaaaacctagcgggagaagtacgacaccgagcggccgaacatatgagccgagaccgcaatacaagcacttttactgttacatttctaactaaaataacacgtgtatcacaaaaagcccttaacctaacagttttcaagtttatactgacatttatatgcgcaatcctctccaacagctcccacttcactgtccgccattgtttttaaaagttctgacagccggcccgcaaggcatcttgggaaatgtaaaccattgaaggatacaccggacccatccttcatacaggcgaaaagaaggccggattcgtcgaccacATTTGATGGAGTCTTCaaattgggacaggcctggttgcggcgctgtgacgtaaccggccgacgaaggatgcagaccctgaattgagacacagccatagaAATGATATTCAAAGCTgaaaagagtcatgtgacattgtatattgctttattaaagcagactcctgtcatctgttaccatggcaacacaaggaactacaaatcactttaaccaagtctcataggaatgaatataaagagctgaatattgagccaataacagacttctgtttttgatctttttgaactatctgtacttaaaactagaaataagttaaatttgattgactGTCAGAAGGTGTGAAATTGCCCCGCTCCCTCCTAGCTCCCTGACTGGTTGAGAGAGGTTAattatcttctggctaaatggacttacacacccacacatgtgagacatcaaatcgatcggcttggcctaaggaatccatccatccatccaataaaccatctaacatccatccaacagtcCATTTATCATTTTATTCATCCAACCACTCATCAGTTCCATACTAAGTCTGAACATGTGTTAatctcagtttcagatatcagtaaatgtttctaaattcacaattcagccaattgtaaaaatttacctattaaactattctcattcaaatgtcagctgtttaaacatttcaacttttgagtttttaatcaatgttcaaagatttaagttttctgctgttaagcatttttttttgtccattcttcacctatagtCTGAGCttcattacacttgttggtgatttttgcttctaaatctttaaatacaatcagctcattttgacagtttagcttagtttcagcttcttttcagcTATTCAgtagcttcagcaatccgtttccaaatttagcatatgatgctaatttcacagttcagctaaatgtaaatattaaactgttaaacttgtcctactgaaataacaggtgtttagacattttagctgtccagatttttatacaatgttcacagatttcagttttctgctgtttaggattatttttctctattatacacttactttttgtgctttacttggttggtgctttttgcttctacatctgtcaatacattcagctcattttgacaattttgttttgttttagcttcagttcagctattaagctgattcaaacagcatttctgcaagaaatgcaatttatctagttaTACTTGTAAACCTTTACTATTGTGCATGCAAGTTGCATTACTGAATATCTGACACCGCAATTTAAACACACAATTAGACCCATTAGACTCCACAGCTCTGAATTCATTCGCGAACAGAGTGGCACTTAAAAACAAAAAAGTTAAATCAAGAAAAACTTAACTGTATTCCAGAACTCAAAATGTATTACATTTCTGCTGTTGTATTTTAAGCAAAAAGAATGCTATACATAATTTTGCTgaataaaaattctgtctaaagacATACGCTATTTATGGTTCTAGCTGTTCATGTTAAACATTTTCTCTCATCCTGTCTGCGATGCACAAGATGATAAAatccagctctctgattggctacaaCAGGTTCCACCCTCTTTTGGATGTTTCTGCAGGAGCATGTGATCTAAGGGGCTTCATCAAGGTTTCTGTAGGAATTTTCTAggttataattttatttttttcatttctaaTCATGCAGGTAAGTTACATTCAGGATTTCGGCTAAACTAGACGCATTTTGATACAAAGAATGTGCTTTCAAACAGGGGTAAACActactttaggttttgtgtgaaaagtccaggactacaaatgcacttcacaaagtgacgtcatcgaaccagacacggagaaaactgactgaaaagggctgtaagttcagcaaagttCCCACAGAAGGAAAGAACTACCATAAATCTGGTTATCTGGTAAGTAgaagctacgttaggggagaggagattatgtggtgacgttacatatgcgacgtgcaatttctggtgtgtagtcatgctaattacgaacttttacaagctgataaatctcaaagtacgtgactggcgtggtcgaaacacccatcattcaattcaattcaagtttatataacgatgagtcgtctcaaggcacttcacatagtaatcatcattagttttcattaaaattgcagtacaacatatgtgtgatccaggacgtaaggcaaagtggattaaaaatagcgtttttagccccgttgacttgcgttcattttttcgtttTTCCTGGGactcatggtccagaagtagatgggcgtgacttaggctccctatggtctGCTCCCCACAAGGCGATAAAATCCAGCTCTCTGTTTGGCTACAAGTCTCCACCCTCCGATGGATGTTTCTGCAAGAGCGAGTGATCTAAGTGGCTTCATCAAGGTTTCTGTAGGAATTTTCTAGGTTATAATTTTATCTTCCTCATTTCTAATCATCAAGGGGAGTTACAATCAGGATGTCGGCTAAACTAAACAGGTTTTAGGTTTCTAATTAATGCTTTAGTGTCTGTAGGTATAACCAGCAGggcctgcagggaatcgaaccccgtctcattactgagagtactgttaccagagccttttgcttagGTTGTGTTTATTTATGGTAATATACCTGTTTTATTTACTTCCTGTTCTCTTAAGTGTATATGCTGCTTGTCTacgtctgttctattctattctattctaataatTTTAATGGGGACAAAGGTTTGAGGTTCAGTTTGGCAAAATTTCAAAGTGAAGATGATGAAAATGGTGACGATGATGGGTGGGGGGTgaactggagcacccagagaaCTTCATTGCATTACTTAGCTGGTACTTCTTTGCTTTAGAACTACACATTGTGGTTAGGTAATTTCTCTGTAACACTGTTAGTTGGTACATGACTTTGTTGCTTTAAAATTACTCAAAAATGTTAAGTACTTGCTACTCAATACTATTACATATTATGGCAACTGCCACGCCAATGCAATGGATGGAGCAGAATACTAACAACTGGCAGCCAGCAAGAGCAACAACACTGAGACCAGAGATTACAGTGTTTCctctggggggtgggggtgtggggggggggggatggatgTTGTAGGTGTGGTGCTGGAATTTCAGTCGTAGCGCAATGTCACATCTGAGGAAGTCACTGACTACTTTATGAAACAGCTGAATGGCACTATGGTCCCATTACTCGGAATGCAACCCTTACTCATGGAGTTAAATTAACACCaaccaaaaataacacccaacaaCTAACTACAACATCCAACAAAACCCAACCCTAGCAGTAAAACCCCCAACaaaacacatgaaaacacacaaaaaaagaaataatcTACTGAAAACtggctacccacaatgcacctcgcccaTCATAGTGAACATGTGCATTGGCCTGTGGTTGGGCAGGCAGCTCATGTGACTATCAAGTTGGGCAATACGGTATCAGCAGAGGGACAAAAGTCTTTGAATTTATTCAACAATGTTATGTTGACATAGCTCAATAGTTTTGTGTAGAAACAGAAATGAACAGTATTACATTACAATTGCTCAAGCACATTACCAATCTTTCCAAAATCAAGTTTATTAAGTAGATACAATGAAATGCACTTTATTAAAAACAGCAATAGGCAGAGTTCATTTTTGCCAGTGGCCCCATCAACGGAGACAGCAGAAGCCATTCAAGAGCTTTGGTGGCGAAGCTGCGATGGCCTCGATCAAGTCCAAAGTGACCAAGTAAAGTCCCTGCTAGGCAAATATGTGGACATATTTGCTGCCAAAGATGAGGACTGTACCCAGACGGATCTGGTGCAACACCCGATTGACACTGGCTCATCATCTCCTATCCGCCTGCGACCTCACCGGCTTACAATGGCTAAGAGACAGGTGGTAGCAGAGATGGTTCTGCAGATGTTGAGCACAGGAATCATCGAGCCATGCGACAGCCCCGGGGCGGCGCCGGTTGTCCTGGTCCAAAAGAAGTTGGGTGGATGGAGGTTTGTGTGGACTATCGTCGCCTTAATGCAGTCACAAAGAAGGACTCTTACCCACTTCCCCGCATCGACGATGCATTGGATTACATCTGCGGCTCCAGCTGGTTTAGCTCCCTCAACCTACGCAGCGGATACCGGCAGGTGGAGCTGCACCCTGATGCAAGGCCCAAGACGGCATTCACCTTTGGACAAGGGCTGTGGCAGTTctgggtgatgccttttggactgtgCAATGCTCCCGCAATGTTTGAATGACTCATGGAGAGGGTGCTAACTGACATACCCAAATCCTGCTGTGTGGCATATCTTGACGATCTGCTGGTACACGCGGTGGACTTTGACCAAGACCTAAGCGCTGAACCAAGCCCTCTCCAGGAGGTCTTTGACACCATCCGAGGAGTTGGGTTACAGTTGAACCCTGCTAAGTGTCACCTGCTGCAGAGGAAAACTGCATTCCTGGGTCATGTGGTCAGTGCTCAGGGAGTTGCGACAGATCCAGCAAAGGTGACTGCTGTGCAGGATTGGCCCACCCCAGCTAACGTCCGGGAGTTACGCAGCTTCCTGGGGTTGTTGTCCTACTACCGCCAGTTCGCCAAGGACTTTGCTTCAATCGCCAGCCCCCTCCACCGGCTTACCAACAAAGGGCAGCCCTTTCACTGGGACATTGCCTGTGCTGCTGCTTTTGACCAACTTAAGACCTCCCTCACAGCAGCCCCTGTCCTAGCCTACCCTCAAGCACAGGTTCCCTTTGTAGTGGACAAAGATGCCAGCAATGTGGGAATGGGAGCAGTCCTTTCCCAAGCCGGAACTGGGGGAGAAAGAGTGGTGGCTTACTTCAGCCGGGCCCTGAGCCGGGAAGAAAAGAACTACTGTGTGACTCGACGAGAGCTGTTGGCAGTGGTGGTGGCAGTCCGACACTTCCGACCATACCTCCAGGGTAGCCGATTCCTGCTGCGCACTGATCACCCCGCGCTGACCTGGCTCTTGAATTTCAAACAACCAGAAGGCCAGGTGGCTCGATCGTTAGAGATCCTTCAGACCTATGTCTTTGAGATCCGGCATCGCCCTGGTCAACAACATAGCGATGCTGATGCTCTTTCCCAAAGACGGTGGCAGAGTGTCGTTACTGCCAGCGACAAGAGGAGCGGGAAGATCAAGCAAGCCCAGTCGTTGCTActgctttctttttttcttttttcaactgTCTTTTCAttcattgacattaaaataaaaatacaaacctaaattgctaaaagccaaaaaaggggacagaaattctaatttccctctggggttaataaagtattgattgattgattgattggttgattgattgattgattgaaagaaCAAAAacgtatgttatctgccccttttaacaaaataacattaatacaaataaaacaatcatACAATTCTTAAAAAATTTGAACAATGTAGTTTCTGGACTGGTTGGCAGACGCAACCGcaacccatgaattgaaaaaaagagaaaaaacaagttacacagaaagaagcacaaAATTACAtacctatatacatacatatacacacacatgcacacacacacctgttgcccccctcccccccttttttattttttttctttcacccccccaaccccctcccctcttgcattTAT
Coding sequences within:
- the LOC129152186 gene encoding uncharacterized protein, whose amino-acid sequence is MASGLFLRVLLLSLINIGQLTLGDVYRLRSYSEQAEPSPRSYNPPLLRYDDLVQQRAFAAGSKFPEGFKPFEPTKGGQVDGYSQRGSVPSYRPASHAVKGSPSGFYPREPVWHPELPKGGRTGSNIVSSGAILMHAPEKSPQQQQLGSPNSGVFQSKTEKWEGTSLEMPSKGMHSAAQPPQRHPVPGPRVQGKEPGPRVQGKEGMWDRVFASSGQSPGMYPAYKPLQMPIAPQPPSPKKKAEWKTVPSSNSQSPGMYSMTSPPYNNPAVSPLLQSNPGMWDRRYAPNTRSQEKQYGGRLPLTHPAFSTPAVLQSKEGMWGSVFAETGKSLEPVKHDGPRSSRPAAVKNYPRGQQLRGVVEQLPPAAKSFQGRAGVLDDVGSSAAAKQTLRLSRPVLGSHFGYEGSQPQPASAQRNRQA